One Prionailurus bengalensis isolate Pbe53 chromosome D3, Fcat_Pben_1.1_paternal_pri, whole genome shotgun sequence genomic region harbors:
- the RASL10A gene encoding ras-like protein family member 10A isoform X2: MGGSLRVAVLGAPGVGKTAIIRQFLFGDYPERHRPTDGPRLYRPAVLLDGAVYDLSIRDGDGAPPSQNPGGPEEWPDPKDWSLQDTDAFVLVYDICSPDSFDYVKALRQRISETRPAGAPEAPILVVGNKRDRQRLRFGPRRALAALVRRGWRCGYLECSAKYNWHVLRLFRELLRCALVRARPAHPALRLQGALHPARCSLM; this comes from the exons ATGGGGGGCAGCCTGCGGGTGGCCGTGCTGGGCGCCCCTGGCGTGGGCAAGACGGCCATCATCCGCCAGTTCCTGTTCGGTGACTACCCGGAGCGCCACCGGCCCACGGACGGGCCACGCCTCTACCGGCCCGCGGTGCTGCTCGACGGCGCGGTCTACGACCTGAGCATCCGGGACGGCGACGGCGCTCCCCCGAGTCAGAACCCCGGGGGTCCAGAG GAGTGGCCGGACCCCAAGGACTGGAGCTTGCAGGACACGGATGCCTTCGTGCTGGTCTACGACATCTGCAGCCCGGACAGTTTCGACTACGTGAAGGCGCTGCGGCAGCGCATCTCAGAGACCAG GCCGGCGGGCGCACCCGAGGCGCCCATCCTCGTAGTAGGCAACAAGCGGGACCGGCAGCGGCTGCGTTTCGGGCCCCGGCGCGCGCTGGCCGCCCTGGTGCGCAGGGGCTGGCGCTGCGGCTACCTCGAGTGTTCCGCCAAGTACAACTGGCACGTGCTCCGTCTCTTCCGCGAACTGCTGCGTTGCGCTTTGGTACGCGCGCGTCCCGCGCACCCGGCCTTGCGCCTGCAGGGGGCGCTGCACCCGGCGCGCTGCAGCCTCATGTGA
- the GAS2L1 gene encoding GAS2-like protein 1, whose translation MADPVAGIAGSAAKSVRPFRSSEAYVEAMKEDLAEWLNALYGLGLPSGGEGFLTGLATGTTLCQHANAVTEAARALAAARPARGVAFQAHSVVPGSFMARDNVATFIGWCRTELGVPEVLMFETEDLVLRKNEKSVVLCLLEVARRGARLGLLAPRLVQFEQEIERELRAAPPAPSAPAAEEDATETATVAGAPARGPRMTPSDLRNLDELVREILGYCTCPDQFPMIKVSEGKYRVGDSSLLIFVRVLRSHVMVRVGGGWDTLEHYLDKHDPCRCSSSAHRPPQSRARTFSPQRVSPTPSPRAGSPAPGAERRSSRPEVTPISLRSSKEGTETPLRVRDQLPPHPRSRRCSGDSDSSASSAQSGPLGARSEDSGTGSRRERPSRRLTTGTPASPRRPPAPRSQSRDRMDRGRPRGAPGGRGTQLLAPSPARRARSQSREEQTTLLVHRDRDGQHSWVPRGRVSGGSGRSSPQTPRARSPAAPRPLRVSSPSPELGTTPASVFRTPLQLDPKQEQQLFRRLEEEFLANARALEAAAGGTPPGPASDPARPPDPPASDSAYCSSSSSSSSLSVLGSKCGQPGDSSRMANGLPGPRGPVLSSSSDEGSPCPGVGGPPDAPGSPLAGLELPRTWARGRVDTQPDRKPSRIPTPRGPRRPSGSTEPGSWHALHSVSPRGEPDSWM comes from the exons ATGGCGGACCCAGTGGCGGGCATCGCGGGCTCGGCAGCCAAGAGTGTGCGGCCATTCCGCTCAAGTGAGGCCTACGTGGAGGCCATGAAAGAGGACCTAGCTGAGTGGCTCAACGCCTTGTATGGCCTGGGTCTGCCCAGTGGTGGCGAGGGCTTCCTGACGGGGCTGGCCACAGGCACCACCCTGTGCCAACATGCCAACGCCGTCACTGAGGCCGCCCGCGCTTTGGCCGCTGCCCGCCCGGCCCGCGGCGTGGCCTTCCAGGCACACAGCGTGGTGCCCGGCTCTTTCATGGCCCGAGACAACGTGGCCACTTTCATCGGCTGGTGCCGAACAGAGTTGGGTGTGCCTGAAGTGCTCATGTTTGAGACTGAGGACCTGGTGCTGCGGAAGAACGAGAAAAGCGTGGTGCTGTGCCTGCTGGAGGTGGCGCGGCGTGGGGCCCGCCTCGGCCTGCTCGCCCCTCGCCTCGTGCAGTTTGAGCAGGAGATTGAGCGGGAGCTCCGCGccgcgcccccggcccccagTGCACCTGCTGCTGAGGAGGATGCCACCGAAACTGCCACCGTGGCAGGGGCTCCTGCCCGTGGGCCCCGCATGACTCCCAGCGACCTGCGCAACCTGGACGAGCTG gtGAGGGAGATCTTAGGCTACTGCACCTGCCCAGACCAGTTTCCCATGATCAAGGTCTCAGAGGGGAAGTACCGCGTGGGAGACTCCAGTCTCCTCATCTTCGTGCGG GTGCTGAGGAGCCACGTGATGGTGCGCGTGGGTGGCGGCTGGGACACTCTGGAGCACTATCTGGACAAGCATGACCCTTGCCGCTGCTCCTCCTCGG CCCACCGCCCGCCCCAGTCCCGGGCCCGCACCTTCTCCCCACAGAGGGTGTCTCCCACCCCCAGTCCCCGTGCGGGCAGCCCAGCCCCTGGGGCTGAGCGGCGGAGCTCCCGGCCAGAGGTGACACCCATTAGCTTACGCAGCTCAAAGGAGGGAACTGAGACCCCACTCAG GGTCCGGGACCAGCTGCCCCCCCATCCCCGCTCCCGCCGCTGCTCTGGGGACAGTGACTCCTCAGCCTCCTCAGCCCAGAGCGGCCCCCTTGGTGCCCGCAGTGAAGACTCAGGCACTGGCTCCCGGAGGGAGCGACCCAGCCGGAGGCTGACCACAGGCACCCCGGCCTCTCCAAGACGGCCTCCAGCTCCACGCAGCCAGTCCCGAGACCGGATGGATCGAGGGCGGCCGCGTGGGGCCCCAGGAGGCAGGGGAACCCAGCTGttggcccccagccctgcccgaCGGGCCCGGAGCCAGAGCCGTGAGGAGCAGACCACGCTGCTCGTGCACAGGGACCGAGATGGGCAGCACTCGTGGGTGCCCCGGGGCAGGGTCAGCGGGGGCTCAGGCAGGAGCAGCCCCCAGACTCCCCGGGCTCGCAGCCCTGCAGCCCCCCGGCCTCTGCGGGTCTCCAGCCCCAGTCCAGAGCTGGGCACCACACCGGCCAGTGTCTTCCGCACCCCCCTGCAGCTTGACCCAAAGCAGGAGCAGCAACTGTTCCGGCGCTTGGAAGAGGAGTTCTTGGCCAATGCCCGAGCCCTTGAGGCTGCTGCTGGCGGGACCCCCCCTGGACCAGCCTCTGACCCAGCTCGGCCCCCAGACCCTCCAGCTTCTGACTCGGCCTACTgttcctccagctcctcctcttcATCCCTCAGTGTCCTGGGTAGCAAGTGTGGCCAACCCGGGGACTCTAGCCGGATGGCCAATGGGCTGCCCGGACCCCGAGGCCCAGTCCTGTCCAGCTCTTCTGATGAAGGCAGCCCCTGCCCTGGTGTAGGGGGCCCACCAGATGCACCTGGGAGCCCCTTGGCTGGCCTGGAGCTCCCGAGGACCTGGGCACGGGGCCGGGTGGACACACAGCCAGACAGAAAACCTTCACGCATCCCAACGCCACGGGGCCCTCGCCGCCCGTCTGGATCCACAGAGCCTGGGTCCTGGCATGCCCTGCACTCAGTGAGCCCAAGGGGAGAGCCGGATTCCTGGATGTGA
- the RASL10A gene encoding ras-like protein family member 10A isoform X1 yields MGGSLRVAVLGAPGVGKTAIIRQFLFGDYPERHRPTDGPRLYRPAVLLDGAVYDLSIRDGDGAPPSQNPGGPELPKIRPGDFETHEWPDPKDWSLQDTDAFVLVYDICSPDSFDYVKALRQRISETRPAGAPEAPILVVGNKRDRQRLRFGPRRALAALVRRGWRCGYLECSAKYNWHVLRLFRELLRCALVRARPAHPALRLQGALHPARCSLM; encoded by the exons ATGGGGGGCAGCCTGCGGGTGGCCGTGCTGGGCGCCCCTGGCGTGGGCAAGACGGCCATCATCCGCCAGTTCCTGTTCGGTGACTACCCGGAGCGCCACCGGCCCACGGACGGGCCACGCCTCTACCGGCCCGCGGTGCTGCTCGACGGCGCGGTCTACGACCTGAGCATCCGGGACGGCGACGGCGCTCCCCCGAGTCAGAACCCCGGGGGTCCAGAG TTGCCCAAGATCAGGCCAGGGGATTTTGAAACACAC GAGTGGCCGGACCCCAAGGACTGGAGCTTGCAGGACACGGATGCCTTCGTGCTGGTCTACGACATCTGCAGCCCGGACAGTTTCGACTACGTGAAGGCGCTGCGGCAGCGCATCTCAGAGACCAG GCCGGCGGGCGCACCCGAGGCGCCCATCCTCGTAGTAGGCAACAAGCGGGACCGGCAGCGGCTGCGTTTCGGGCCCCGGCGCGCGCTGGCCGCCCTGGTGCGCAGGGGCTGGCGCTGCGGCTACCTCGAGTGTTCCGCCAAGTACAACTGGCACGTGCTCCGTCTCTTCCGCGAACTGCTGCGTTGCGCTTTGGTACGCGCGCGTCCCGCGCACCCGGCCTTGCGCCTGCAGGGGGCGCTGCACCCGGCGCGCTGCAGCCTCATGTGA